Genomic window (Aggregicoccus sp. 17bor-14):
TGCCGAGCAGCTGCAGCACCTTCTCGCCCGAGCCCAGCTTCGGCCCCAGCTCCTGGATGGCCTGCAGGCACAGGCGCTGGAAGCCGGTCACCGGGTAGTTGAAGAAGTCCACCGGCTTCTTCTCGCCGCCGGCGGCGCGGCAGCGCTCGGAGGCCTCGGGGCCGGCCATGTGGCGCACGGCGTTGAGGGCGCCGTTGTAGAAGAGGCCGCGGCACTGGTCGCTGGGCTCCGCCTGGGCGGAGCGCTCTGCGAACTCATCGGTGAGGGGGGTGGGGAAGCGGGGGGCGGTCATGGTGATCCTGGGGGCCAGAGGAACTGCGGGGGCGGAGTCTGCGGCAGGGTGGGGGTGAAAGTCGACCCACCGGACTTTCCCCCAGTGGCGGAGGTCCCTAGAGGCGGATGAGCTGCGAGGCGTAGTGCACGTTGGCGCCCACCGCGGCGGTGACCACCAGGTCTCCGCTGCCCAGGCGCACGCGGCCCGCCTCGAGGTCCTCGGCGAGCAGGATCAGCTTCCCGGCGGCAGAGGTGTTGCCGTAGCGGTCCACGTTGCAGGCGACCTTGTCCTCGGGCAGCCCCGCGCGGCTGGTGTACGAGTCCATGAGGCGCTTGTTGGGCTGGTGGAAGTAGTAGCGCTTCACCTGGTCGCGCAGCTCGGGGTGCTTCTCGAAGGCGCCGTCCACCGCGTGCTGCATGTGCGTGGGGTAGGAGCGGGCCACCGCGTAGCCGTCCACCACGAAGGCCATCTCCACCGGCTTCATCCGGCCCTGGTAGGGCAGGTTGAGCTGGCCGCCGCCGCGGCGCGCCACCAGCTCGCCGTGCTCGTTGCCGCTCAAGCTGTGCAGGATGCCCTCGTCCGGGCGGCCTCCGCCGCGCAGCACCACCGCGCCCGCGCCATCGCCGAACACGTACATGGAGAGGTACGCGTTCACGGGCCGCTTGCCGGGGGCGAGCTGCAGCTCGCTCGTGAAGACCTCGCGGTTGGTGAGCGAGCTGGTGAAGGCGGAGCCGATCACGGCGATGGTCTTGTACGCGCCCGCGGAGATCATCCGCTGGGCCATGTCCATCATGTAGGGGGTGCCCGCGCAGCCGTCGTCGAGCACCAGCGCGAACGCGTCCGTGCGCATGCCCAGCGTGTGGTGCAGGCTCATCGCGTCGTGGCTGAAGTTGAGCCGGTCCGGCGTGCAGGTGACGAGGAAGAGCCCGTCCAGCTCCTTCGCGTCCACGCCCGCCATGGCCAGCGCGCGCTCGAGCGCCACCTGCGCCATGTCCACGCCGTTGCGCGGGAAGAAGTGCTTCGCGTCCTCGGGCGGGGGGAGGGCCTGCCCCGTCGCGTCGTCGAAGTCCCAGAGGAAGCGCCGCTCGCGGATGCCCGTCTTCTCCTCGATCCGCTCTGCGCTCCAACCCGGGATGGCTCGTGCGATCCGCTCGTTGCTGATGACCCGCGGAGGCACGTACGCCCCAGCTCCGATGATCCGTACGCCGCCCATGTGGAAATCTCCTGCCCCGGTAGAATCCAGAGTTCACCGGGTTGGTGGCTTTCTGGCAGGAACCAGGCCAAGCTTCGGCCCGGGCGAAGGTCGCGGAATGACGCAGGGGGCCGAAGCGCGCGCGCATCGGTCCTGAAGCGGGCGCGCGGTGCCCATCCGGGGGGAGGAAGCGGGAGGAACGCGTGCAATCGCAGGGCTTTGGGCTGGGGCTTCAACCATGAAGCAGCCCCCTTCAGTGCTGAAGCAGGGGGCAGCGGAGGCCGGGTACGGCGGCCTGTGGCGGCGGCGCACACCGCTGCACGTGCAGGTGATGACGGATCCACCGCTGCGCGGCTGCTGGTCGGTGAACCTGAGCGCCACGGGCATCGGGCTGATCGCCGCGCCGCGCGGGCCCGAGGAGGGGCCGCGCGAGGGCAGCGTGCTGCAGCTCAGCTTCAACCTGCCGGGGGACGCGCTGCGGGTGCGCGCGCTGGGCGAGGTGCGCTGGCGCCACGACGTGCCCGCGGGCCCCGAGAGCGCGGCGGCGGCGAGCCTGGGGGTGCACTTCACGCGCTTCGCCGAGGACGACCAGGTGCTGCTGGTGCGCTACCTCAGCGGGCACCGGCTGCAGGTGGCGGTGGTGGGGGCGGGCGCCCAGGAGGAGGCGCGGGTGCGCGCGGCGCTGGAGCCGCACGCGAGCGTGCACGTGTGCGCGGACGAGGCGGCGCTGGAGGCGGTGCTCGAGCGCGGCGACCTCTCCTGCGTGGTGGTGTGCGGGCCCAGCGAGGAGGTGGCGGCGGCGCGCGTGGAGGCGCTCGCGGCGCGCCGCGCGCCCGAGGACTCGCTGCGCGACCTCGCCCCGCGCGTCGTCTACTGCGCGCCCTCGCGGCCCGAGCGCCTGGTGGCGCTGTTCAACGCGGACAAGGTGTTCCGCGCGCTCGCCCCGCACCCCGAGGGGCCGGACCCGGAGGCGCTCACGCGCGCCGTGCTCGCCGCCTGCCGCGAGCACGGGGTGCGCACCGAGCAACACCGCATGGGCATGGAGCTCGAGCGCCACCTGCACCGCCAGCGCCACGCGCTGGGCGCGGGCGGCGAGCCGGGTGCCCTGCCGCGCGCGGTGCCCGAGGCGGGTGAGGAGCCGGGCTTCGCGTCCCCTGCGATGCGCCGCGTGCGCGAGCTGCTCGCGCTCGCCGCGCCGCACCGGGTGGCGGTGCTGCTGCAGGGCGAGACGGGCACGGGCAAGGAGGTGCTCGCGCGCAGCCTGCACCAGCTGAGCGGCGACGCGAGCGGCCCCTTCGTGGTGCAGGACTGCGGCGCGCTCACCGAGACGCTGCTGGAGAGCGAGCTGTTCGGCCACGTGAAGGGGGCCTTCACCGGCGCGGTGGCGGACCACCCCGGCCTCTTCGTGCTCGCGCACGGCGGCACGCTGTTCCTGGACGAGATCGAGAACACGACGCCCAACCTGCAGGCGAAGCTGCTGCGCGTGCTGGAGACGGGGGACGTGCGGCCGGTGGGCGGCGTGCGCTCGCGCCGGGTGGACGTGCGCGTGGTGGCGGCGAGCAACCGCGACCTCGCCGAGGAGGTGCGCAGCGGGCGCTTCCGCGCGGACCTCTTCTACCGCCTCAACTCCTTCACCCTGGACCTGCCCCCGCTGCGCACGCGGCCCGAGGACGTGCTGCCGCTCGCGCAGCACTTCCTCGAGCTCTTCAACGCCCGGCTGGGGCGCTCGGCGCGCGGGCTCTCGCCGGAGGCGGCGGCGGCGCTGCAGGCCTACGGCTGGCCGGGCAACGTGCGCGAGCTGAAGAACGCGATGGAGCGCGCGGTGCTGCTCTCGCGCGACGGGGAGGCGCTGGGCCCCGGGCAGCTGCCGGACGTCGTGGCGCGCGCGGCCGCCGCAGCGCCCGCGCAGGCCGCGCCCTCCACCGGCACGGGCTCGCTGCGCGCGCGGCTGGACGCGCTGGAGCGGGCGCTGATCCGCGAGGCGCTCGCGCGCCACGGCGGCGTGCTGCGGCGCGCGGCCGCGGAGCTGCAGACGGACGCGGTCACCCTCGGCCGGCGCGCGCGGCGCCACGGCCTGTGGGGCGAAACACCCGGGACGCCCGAAGGCGACGCCTCATAGCCGGCGCACGAGGGGGCGCAGCCGCGTGAAGGTCCCCTCTCCCCCTGGGAGAGGGTCGGGGGTGAGGGAGGTGCGACCCGATGCCGCGCCCTACCGCACGCGGCCCGCAGGCGGCAGCGGCGGCGGCGCGGGCGCTGCGGCCGGCCCCTCCGCGTCATCGAGCTCCCGGCTGAACTCCTCGCGGGTGAGCAGCCCCTTGC
Coding sequences:
- a CDS encoding sigma 54-interacting transcriptional regulator, with the protein product MKQPPSVLKQGAAEAGYGGLWRRRTPLHVQVMTDPPLRGCWSVNLSATGIGLIAAPRGPEEGPREGSVLQLSFNLPGDALRVRALGEVRWRHDVPAGPESAAAASLGVHFTRFAEDDQVLLVRYLSGHRLQVAVVGAGAQEEARVRAALEPHASVHVCADEAALEAVLERGDLSCVVVCGPSEEVAAARVEALAARRAPEDSLRDLAPRVVYCAPSRPERLVALFNADKVFRALAPHPEGPDPEALTRAVLAACREHGVRTEQHRMGMELERHLHRQRHALGAGGEPGALPRAVPEAGEEPGFASPAMRRVRELLALAAPHRVAVLLQGETGTGKEVLARSLHQLSGDASGPFVVQDCGALTETLLESELFGHVKGAFTGAVADHPGLFVLAHGGTLFLDEIENTTPNLQAKLLRVLETGDVRPVGGVRSRRVDVRVVAASNRDLAEEVRSGRFRADLFYRLNSFTLDLPPLRTRPEDVLPLAQHFLELFNARLGRSARGLSPEAAAALQAYGWPGNVRELKNAMERAVLLSRDGEALGPGQLPDVVARAAAAAPAQAAPSTGTGSLRARLDALERALIREALARHGGVLRRAAAELQTDAVTLGRRARRHGLWGETPGTPEGDAS
- a CDS encoding 3-oxoacyl-ACP synthase III family protein, translated to MGGVRIIGAGAYVPPRVISNERIARAIPGWSAERIEEKTGIRERRFLWDFDDATGQALPPPEDAKHFFPRNGVDMAQVALERALAMAGVDAKELDGLFLVTCTPDRLNFSHDAMSLHHTLGMRTDAFALVLDDGCAGTPYMMDMAQRMISAGAYKTIAVIGSAFTSSLTNREVFTSELQLAPGKRPVNAYLSMYVFGDGAGAVVLRGGGRPDEGILHSLSGNEHGELVARRGGGQLNLPYQGRMKPVEMAFVVDGYAVARSYPTHMQHAVDGAFEKHPELRDQVKRYYFHQPNKRLMDSYTSRAGLPEDKVACNVDRYGNTSAAGKLILLAEDLEAGRVRLGSGDLVVTAAVGANVHYASQLIRL